The nucleotide window AAAATGCCTCTATCCATTAATCCTCAATCTCAATTCCAGCGAAATCCTAGTGGTATTTGGATTTAAATTTACCGCCGCACCATGGATTAAAAATGGTGTAAAAATTAGGGCTTCTCCATACAATGGATTTGGGCGGTACAATTTAAACGGTCCGTCGGTAGTTTTAAGAATACATGGGACATAATAAGTGTTACCATTAATTTTGGCCGATTTAGCAGATGTACGAACAATATATTTTTCGCTCAACAAATGACTACCTGGCAAAACAGGCAATGAAGACAATTTATTGCAGCCAGCAATAGGAACCCATAAATTTAAAATATCCCTCCAATAAGATAAATAACCATCTCGGTGTGGAGGGTTAATATCTAAACTGTTGGGGCGAGATATCCTTAACTGCACATGAGTTTTATTCAATTCGGGAATAAAGGATGATAATTTGAGATGCAAATGCTCCCCAATTTTATCACATAAATCATTAATATTAAAGTTGAAATCTGAAATTTCTAGATTTCTTGTTCTTTCGATAACTTTTTGATGATGGTGGTCTGTAGAAACAAACCTGTGGTATTCCTCTAAACTAAAGGAAGTGAGGTCAGTTTCAGGTATGGCTTTACCAATTATATCAATTAATAAACGATTAATTTCCTCCTTTAAATCGCCAAACTCAACCTTATCAAGGATTTCAATATTATCATACCCCAAACCAGACCAAGGCAAATGATTTATCAAACAGTCTGTGGTAGAATATAAAATCTCATCATCACCAATAAAAAATTTTCCCTCGACTTCAAAAGAAAATTCTTCTCCATCTATAAAAATTTTACAATTTTCCTTCATTAAACGAGATCAAACTTGTTTTAAAATTAGAGGTTTTCGAAACATATAAAGGAGGATCAAAAAATAAAAACAATAATTTAAAAAATAACCAATTACCACACCCTGAATCCCATATATTCTGATGAAATACGTACTAAGAAGGTAAAATAATCCGACCGAAATTAATTCAGTAATAACATATGAAAAGATCATTTTCTTGGCTAAAAATTGGTAGGAAATAACCAATGCCATCACTTTAACAAGATCCCCTAACAATTGAAATAAGAACAAATTTTTCATGGGAAGAAACTCCTCGGTAAAAACCAGTTTAATTATTTGCTCTCTGAGAAAGTAAATTACAATTAAACCAATGCCAAACCACGGCAATATTGATTTGTAAAAATTGAAGACCTCTTTCCTGAAAACAAGTGAATCTTCAGCTCCAGAAAATTTGGGAAGAATATACAGGGTTAACAACGTACTTATAAACATCAGATAATATCTGGACAATCGATTCATTCCTTCCCAATATCCAGCCTCTGCGGATCCCAAATTTGAAATGATATAATTCCTAATAATAATATAAACCAATGGTAATAAAATGGCCGATACTAATGCCATAATGGAATATCCCCCAAGTTTCAACAAATATGTTTTACAGAAAGATTTCTTTGATAATTGACTAAGAATAGGTTTTATAATTGGTCTATAAAACAAAAGAATAAATAATAGGGCCACCTCTGAAAGTACGACAGCTATAAGAGCGCCCTTTAATAAATAATTCCAAATTAAAACTATGGTAATGGTTGCTGCCAGAATCTGGCCAGCAATTTGAATTTGTAAAAGTTTTTTGAATTCTGATCGACCATTTAAACTGGCCATGAACAAGGTATTTAAACTCAATAATGGCAAGGTGACCCCAAAAATTATTAGGACATATGAAAAAACAGTATTACCAGAGAATAGGTAGGCCGCGAGATCACTAGAATAAAAGGAAAGTACTATTCCTAGTAATACAGATATTACAATCACGCTTAAAAATGATGTGGAGATTAATTTGGTATTTTCTTGAGACTTTTCCTTGTTCTCAGCTAAGTACCTTACGATTCCATTATAAAAACCAAGAGTAGAAAAGGAGCGTAACCCATTAAAAAAATCTCGAAGGTTCCCAACCATAGCCAACCCTGAAGGCCCTACATAATATGCTAGAACTTTAGAGGTTAAAAAACCAACCAACATACGTATAACTACTGACAGCGAGTTTATGGAAGCTATCCTCAGCAATAAAGTCCTATCAAAAAAATTTAGAAGTCGTCTCAAAACGAGGACAATTTAAGGCAATTATTTGTTGTCATTGCCAATCACCCTGAACATAGAAGTTCCGAAGATTAAGAGGATAATTCCATAATACATTAAATGACTGAAAAAATGACCCATTACTACACCTTCCAGTCCAAATATATCTATTAGGTAAACACTAGAGAAGTAAAGCATTACAACCAAAAACAATTCTATTATCACAAAATGCATAAACATTTTTTTGGCGATAAATTGATAGGCGATTACAATTGAAAGGACTTTTAGAAAATCACCCATCAATTGCCAGAAAAACAAATCTGTTGCGGGCAAAAAATCATCTGTAAAAAACAATTTTATAATCCAATATCTCAATAAATAAATAACAACCAGACCTATTACTAGAACAGGAATTATGGCCTTATATAATTTTTTTATTTCCTCTTTAACCGCAATTTTAGTTTTTAAATTTTGAAACTTCGGGACTATATAAAGAGCTATTACAGAATTAACGAATAACAGGTAATAATCAGAAAGTCGGTTAATTGCTTCCCAATAACCAGCTTCAGAAATACCAACAGTACTTATAATATATTTCCTTATGAAGATATAAACCAAAGGCAGCCCAACGGAAGTAACAAGAGCCATTAAAGCAAATGGGCCAAAGCGTTCTAAAGTTTTTATACTCACATTACTGATCTTAACCTGGGAAACTAGACTTCTTCGATTTATTACGCCAATGGCCGTAATCATAAAGACCAAAGAGGGGGCAATAACTGACGCAATCAAGGCACCATCTATATTATTTTGGTAGATCAGTACTAAGGTTATTAACACACCTAAAACCTGTCCAATTATATTAATGATAA belongs to Aegicerativicinus sediminis and includes:
- a CDS encoding phytanoyl-CoA dioxygenase family protein is translated as MKENCKIFIDGEEFSFEVEGKFFIGDDEILYSTTDCLINHLPWSGLGYDNIEILDKVEFGDLKEEINRLLIDIIGKAIPETDLTSFSLEEYHRFVSTDHHHQKVIERTRNLEISDFNFNINDLCDKIGEHLHLKLSSFIPELNKTHVQLRISRPNSLDINPPHRDGYLSYWRDILNLWVPIAGCNKLSSLPVLPGSHLLSEKYIVRTSAKSAKINGNTYYVPCILKTTDGPFKLYRPNPLYGEALIFTPFLIHGAAVNLNPNTTRISLELRLRING
- a CDS encoding O-antigen translocase; amino-acid sequence: MRRLLNFFDRTLLLRIASINSLSVVIRMLVGFLTSKVLAYYVGPSGLAMVGNLRDFFNGLRSFSTLGFYNGIVRYLAENKEKSQENTKLISTSFLSVIVISVLLGIVLSFYSSDLAAYLFSGNTVFSYVLIIFGVTLPLLSLNTLFMASLNGRSEFKKLLQIQIAGQILAATITIVLIWNYLLKGALIAVVLSEVALLFILLFYRPIIKPILSQLSKKSFCKTYLLKLGGYSIMALVSAILLPLVYIIIRNYIISNLGSAEAGYWEGMNRLSRYYLMFISTLLTLYILPKFSGAEDSLVFRKEVFNFYKSILPWFGIGLIVIYFLREQIIKLVFTEEFLPMKNLFLFQLLGDLVKVMALVISYQFLAKKMIFSYVITELISVGLFYLLSTYFIRIYGIQGVVIGYFLNYCFYFLILLYMFRKPLILKQV
- a CDS encoding O-antigen translocase translates to MKQLLRYINDHVLIRVAQLNTATIITKILAGLITSKAIALLIGVEGMALIGNIRNFVTAAQSFAILGFYKGLVKHISVFKSNIFRLSETISTAYYLGFFSTFILSFIFYYNAEFFNSFLFTSGYNFSYIIKIFALALPFYSLNMFCFSILNGFSKYKLLLIINIIGQVLGVLITLVLIYQNNIDGALIASVIAPSLVFMITAIGVINRRSLVSQVKISNVSIKTLERFGPFALMALVTSVGLPLVYIFIRKYIISTVGISEAGYWEAINRLSDYYLLFVNSVIALYIVPKFQNLKTKIAVKEEIKKLYKAIIPVLVIGLVVIYLLRYWIIKLFFTDDFLPATDLFFWQLMGDFLKVLSIVIAYQFIAKKMFMHFVIIELFLVVMLYFSSVYLIDIFGLEGVVMGHFFSHLMYYGIILLIFGTSMFRVIGNDNK